In Aureibaculum algae, the following are encoded in one genomic region:
- a CDS encoding TrmH family RNA methyltransferase: protein MHKEITSINNSFIKEIVQLQSKSRVRKNTGRFVIEGKREISLAIKGNYKVLQLLYCDEIYTDSNLDDFQTEIIKISKEVYQKIAQRDSTEGIIAIAASKNFSLTSLNLTSKNPLILVAEAPEKPGNIGALLRTADAAHVDAVLIANPKTDMFNPNIIRSSVGCVFTNQIATGTTAEIITYLKENNITIYCAALTASKSYEKVDYSEASAIVVGTEATGLSEEWLNNSTQNIIIPMQGQIDSLNVSVSAAILIFEAKRQRKFA, encoded by the coding sequence ATGCATAAAGAAATAACAAGCATAAACAATAGTTTTATAAAAGAAATTGTACAATTACAAAGCAAGTCTCGTGTTAGAAAAAACACGGGACGTTTTGTTATTGAAGGGAAAAGAGAAATTTCATTGGCAATAAAGGGTAATTATAAAGTATTGCAACTACTCTATTGTGATGAAATTTACACAGATTCTAATCTTGATGATTTTCAAACTGAAATTATTAAAATAAGTAAGGAGGTTTATCAAAAAATAGCTCAACGCGATTCTACTGAGGGTATTATTGCTATTGCTGCAAGTAAAAATTTCAGTTTGACCTCATTAAATTTAACATCTAAAAATCCATTAATTTTAGTGGCTGAAGCTCCTGAAAAACCAGGTAATATTGGTGCTTTATTGCGGACAGCAGATGCTGCACATGTTGACGCTGTATTAATTGCCAACCCCAAAACAGATATGTTTAATCCAAATATTATTAGGTCGAGTGTAGGCTGCGTATTTACAAATCAAATTGCCACAGGTACCACAGCTGAAATAATTACGTATCTAAAGGAAAACAATATAACTATTTACTGTGCCGCGTTAACAGCATCTAAATCTTATGAAAAAGTTGATTATTCTGAGGCTTCCGCAATTGTTGTGGGTACAGAAGCAACTGGATTAAGTGAAGAATGGCTAAATAACTCCACACAAAATATAATTATACCGATGCAAGGACAAATAGATTCATTAAATGTTTCTGTTTCCGCTGCAATTCTTATTTTTGAAGCGAAAAGACAACGTAAATTTGCCTAA
- a CDS encoding amidohydrolase family protein encodes MKIIKNIVTSLLFVFTIQLTAQQTPADKQSEVITIVGATAHIGNGEIIENSVITFENGKITAIDNAAITNTSGKIIDAKGKHVYPGFIMPNSTLGLGEIDAVKASVDQSEIGGVIPHVRSLIAYNAESKVVESMRPNGVLLAQITPRGGRISGTSSVVQLDAWNWEDAAVKVDDGIHLNWPNSFSNGRRRFGEEPGIKPNKDYGKQVEEIKQFLVGAKTYKLGSESTKNLPFEASIGLFDGAKKLYIHADNAREIIDAVTFSKEMSVKNVVIVGGYEANKTIDILKKHSIPVLVQRTQSLPNHNDDNYDFPYKLPKLLTDAGILVGLENSGSMERMNSRNLPFYAGQVVGQGLDKEKALQLITGNTAKILGIDKDYGTLEVGKSATLFISEGDALDMRTNQLSHAYIDGRLLSLETHQTELWKRYSNKYSK; translated from the coding sequence ATGAAAATAATAAAAAATATAGTTACCAGTCTGTTATTCGTTTTTACAATTCAACTAACAGCACAACAAACGCCGGCAGATAAACAATCTGAAGTAATTACAATAGTGGGTGCCACAGCACATATTGGTAATGGAGAAATTATAGAAAATAGCGTCATTACATTTGAAAATGGAAAAATTACAGCTATTGATAATGCTGCTATAACCAATACGAGCGGTAAAATTATTGATGCCAAAGGCAAACATGTTTATCCTGGATTTATAATGCCAAATTCTACTTTAGGTTTAGGTGAAATTGACGCGGTAAAAGCTTCTGTTGACCAATCAGAAATTGGAGGGGTAATTCCACATGTTAGAAGTTTAATTGCCTATAATGCAGAATCTAAAGTTGTAGAAAGTATGCGACCTAATGGTGTATTATTGGCTCAAATCACACCAAGAGGTGGTAGAATTTCTGGAACATCTTCTGTTGTGCAACTTGATGCTTGGAATTGGGAAGATGCTGCTGTAAAAGTTGATGATGGTATACATTTAAACTGGCCCAATAGCTTTTCTAATGGTAGACGAAGATTTGGTGAAGAACCTGGAATAAAACCAAATAAAGATTATGGTAAACAAGTCGAAGAAATTAAACAGTTTTTGGTAGGTGCTAAAACATATAAATTAGGTAGTGAATCTACTAAAAACTTACCGTTTGAAGCTTCGATAGGTTTATTTGATGGAGCTAAAAAATTATATATTCATGCTGACAATGCACGTGAAATTATTGATGCTGTAACATTTTCAAAAGAAATGAGTGTGAAAAATGTTGTAATCGTTGGAGGATATGAAGCGAATAAAACCATTGATATACTTAAAAAGCATTCTATTCCAGTATTAGTGCAAAGAACACAAAGTTTACCCAATCATAATGATGATAATTATGATTTTCCTTATAAGCTTCCTAAACTGTTGACTGATGCAGGAATTTTAGTAGGTTTAGAAAATAGTGGTTCAATGGAACGGATGAATAGTAGAAACTTACCCTTTTATGCAGGCCAAGTAGTTGGTCAAGGTCTTGATAAAGAAAAAGCTTTACAACTAATCACAGGTAATACGGCAAAAATTTTAGGTATTGATAAAGATTATGGTACGTTAGAAGTTGGTAAAAGTGCAACTTTATTTATCAGTGAAGGTGATGCTTTAGACATGCGTACCAATCAATTATCACACGCCTATATCGATGGTAGATTATTAAGTTTAGAAACCCATCAAACAGAATTGTGGAAAAGATACAGTAATAAATATAGTAAATAG
- a CDS encoding amidohydrolase family protein has translation MKSKLYRLPFRLFICLTFLSITALTAQEYFPKNDGVKTKTTNYTAFTNATIIVSPTQTIKKGTLLIKDGKITNVGSNISIPKNTVSINLEGKSIYPSFIDVYSNFGISEPKPQRRSFGQAPQYDTNRKGYYWNEHIRAETNALDVFNYDSKKAEELRNAGFGVVNTHMQDGIVRGNGILVALNSEGSNADRLLDVNSAQYLSFNKSSASKQVYPTSLMGAMALLRQVYIDADWYAKGTIDTKDLTLEAFNTNKSLKQIFYAGDKHNALRADKIGDQFGVQYTIVGQGNEYQLVDEIKKTNATYIIPINFPKAFDVSNPYQADYINLEDMRYWNQAPTNLSVLAKNNVPFSLTAHSLKSLKDFTKNLQKAIDYGLDKTKALEALTTIPAQILGKSNQIGTLGKGMQANFLITDGDIFDSNTKLYENWVQGTKNVIKDMSVKDLSGNYTLNLDGKTYDLTFTGDANKPKATIKKDTLKLKGSVTYNDNWLGLILSDKGDNIQLNARIQSDSDNINGNAQLANGKTVNWSAIKKPSTSKDKKNKKDKNLREIMPITFPNIGYGLSEKPKEETMLFKNATVWTNENEGILKNTDVLIKNGKIAKVGSNLSAGSAKVIDATGKHLTAGIIDEHTHVAAQSVNEAGQNSSAEVTIEDNIDSEDINIYRNLGGGVTSMQILHGSANPIGGRSAIVKLKWGEIGDEMIYTNSPKFIKFALGENVKQSRYPTTTNRFPQSRMGVEQMLTDYFQRAKEYDAVKKSGTPFRKDIEMEVLAEILNKERFITAHSYVQSEINMLMKVAEKFNFNINTLTHILEGYKVADKMKAHGAGGSTFSDWWSYKYEVNDAIPYNASIMHNVGIVTAINSDDREMSRRLNQEAAKTVKYGGVSEEDAWKFVTLNPAKLLHIDDRVGSIKVGKDADVVLWTDHPLSVYAKAEKTIIEGKVYFDLEKDKKQRLKIQMERNQLINMMLNEKNGGAPTQAPKKRVKKELHCDTINY, from the coding sequence ATGAAATCGAAATTATATAGACTACCATTTAGGCTATTCATATGTTTAACTTTTTTAAGTATCACTGCACTTACTGCTCAAGAGTATTTTCCTAAAAACGATGGTGTTAAAACAAAAACCACAAATTATACGGCATTTACTAATGCTACTATAATTGTAAGTCCCACACAGACCATAAAAAAGGGTACACTCCTGATTAAGGATGGAAAAATAACTAATGTTGGTTCTAACATTTCCATTCCAAAAAATACGGTTAGCATTAACCTTGAAGGCAAAAGTATTTATCCTTCATTTATTGATGTTTATTCCAACTTTGGAATTTCAGAACCAAAACCGCAACGACGTAGTTTTGGTCAAGCACCTCAATATGACACCAATCGTAAAGGATATTATTGGAATGAACACATCAGAGCAGAAACCAATGCATTAGATGTTTTTAACTATGATTCAAAAAAAGCAGAAGAACTTCGTAATGCTGGTTTTGGCGTAGTAAATACCCACATGCAGGATGGAATTGTACGAGGAAACGGAATTTTAGTAGCTCTAAACTCAGAAGGTTCTAATGCAGATAGGTTATTAGATGTTAACTCTGCCCAATACTTATCGTTTAATAAAAGTAGTGCTTCAAAACAAGTATATCCAACTTCTTTAATGGGAGCCATGGCATTACTTCGTCAAGTATATATTGATGCTGATTGGTATGCTAAAGGAACTATTGATACCAAAGATTTAACCCTCGAAGCGTTTAATACCAATAAAAGTTTAAAACAAATATTTTATGCGGGTGATAAACACAATGCTTTGCGGGCTGATAAAATAGGTGATCAGTTTGGTGTACAGTACACCATAGTGGGACAGGGTAATGAATATCAATTAGTAGATGAAATTAAAAAAACAAATGCTACCTATATCATTCCGATTAACTTTCCAAAAGCATTTGATGTTTCAAACCCATATCAGGCTGATTATATCAATTTAGAAGATATGCGATATTGGAACCAAGCACCTACAAACTTGAGCGTGTTAGCTAAGAATAATGTTCCTTTTTCATTGACTGCACATAGTTTAAAGTCCTTAAAAGATTTTACAAAAAATTTACAAAAAGCAATTGATTACGGATTAGATAAAACAAAAGCATTAGAAGCGTTAACTACAATTCCTGCACAAATATTAGGTAAGAGCAATCAAATTGGTACCTTAGGTAAAGGAATGCAAGCCAATTTTTTAATTACGGATGGCGATATTTTTGATTCCAACACAAAATTGTATGAAAATTGGGTACAAGGAACCAAAAATGTAATTAAAGACATGTCTGTTAAAGATTTATCAGGTAACTACACCTTGAACTTAGATGGTAAAACATATGACCTTACTTTTACTGGTGACGCAAATAAACCAAAAGCAACCATAAAAAAGGATACCCTTAAACTAAAAGGTAGTGTCACTTATAATGACAATTGGTTAGGACTAATACTATCTGATAAAGGTGATAATATTCAGCTTAATGCTCGAATTCAATCTGATTCCGATAACATTAACGGTAATGCTCAATTGGCAAATGGTAAAACAGTTAACTGGTCGGCGATAAAAAAGCCTTCTACTTCAAAAGACAAGAAGAATAAAAAGGATAAAAATTTGCGAGAGATTATGCCGATAACCTTTCCTAATATAGGATATGGGCTTTCAGAAAAACCAAAAGAAGAAACCATGCTGTTTAAAAATGCAACGGTATGGACAAATGAAAATGAAGGAATTCTTAAAAATACAGATGTATTAATTAAAAATGGAAAAATTGCAAAGGTTGGATCTAATTTATCAGCAGGTTCTGCCAAAGTCATTGATGCTACCGGTAAACATTTAACGGCTGGTATAATTGATGAACATACACATGTTGCTGCACAATCGGTTAATGAGGCTGGACAAAATTCAAGTGCAGAAGTTACTATTGAAGATAATATTGATAGTGAAGATATTAATATCTATAGAAATCTAGGTGGTGGTGTAACTTCAATGCAAATTTTACATGGTTCTGCTAATCCAATTGGTGGACGCTCAGCCATTGTAAAATTAAAATGGGGTGAAATTGGTGATGAAATGATTTATACCAATTCTCCAAAATTTATAAAATTTGCTTTAGGTGAAAATGTAAAGCAATCAAGATATCCAACGACCACAAACAGGTTTCCACAATCGAGAATGGGAGTTGAGCAAATGCTCACTGATTATTTTCAACGAGCCAAAGAATATGATGCCGTTAAAAAAAGTGGTACACCGTTTCGAAAAGATATTGAAATGGAAGTATTAGCTGAAATTTTAAATAAAGAGCGTTTTATTACGGCTCACTCTTATGTACAGAGTGAAATTAATATGTTAATGAAAGTAGCAGAAAAATTTAATTTTAACATCAATACACTAACACATATATTAGAAGGTTATAAAGTGGCTGATAAAATGAAAGCACATGGAGCAGGAGGTTCTACTTTTTCTGATTGGTGGTCTTACAAATACGAAGTTAATGATGCCATACCTTACAATGCATCTATTATGCATAATGTTGGTATTGTTACCGCTATTAATTCTGATGATAGAGAAATGTCTCGACGGTTAAATCAAGAAGCTGCTAAAACCGTAAAATATGGAGGTGTGTCTGAAGAAGATGCTTGGAAGTTTGTGACGCTTAATCCTGCTAAATTATTACATATTGATGATAGAGTTGGTAGTATTAAGGTAGGTAAAGATGCTGATGTTGTATTATGGACTGATCATCCATTATCCGTTTATGCTAAAGCAGAAAAAACAATTATAGAAGGTAAAGTATATTTTGATTTAGAAAAAGATAAAAAGCAACGTTTAAAAATACAAATGGAACGTAATCAACTTATAAATATGATGTTGAATGAAAAAAACGGTGGAGCTCCCACTCAAGCTCCCAAAAAGAGGGTGAAAAAAGAATTACACTGTGATACAATCAACTATTAA
- a CDS encoding DUF3810 domain-containing protein, whose product MKKLTVYQLLSLLLVVQILLVKLLSHFPNTIDLYYSNGIYPIISNIFRFTFSWIPFSVGDILYFLIGLSLVIGIVKWIKSKFKNTGQQLFKLGAYFSVFYFLFHFLWGLNYYRNSLYTNLELKKEKITIENLSALTEKLLENLKQTQHQLESNDSLAVLVPYSKTEILEKTQLAYTTLAEEFPVYTYKNVSLKKSLFSLPLSYMGFAGYLNPISGEAQVNSYVPKVNLPAITCHEVAHQLGIGFEDEANFIGFLAATKSNDLYFIYSAYLKALRFSIAGLYLLDENAAKSYIEKIPKGVLKNINESEEFWLAYQNKLEPFFKIFYDGYLKANQQKEGMKTYSRMVNLLIAYDQKYGI is encoded by the coding sequence ATGAAGAAACTAACCGTGTATCAATTACTTAGCCTATTGCTAGTTGTACAAATACTTTTAGTAAAATTACTTTCACACTTTCCAAATACAATTGATCTTTATTATTCAAATGGAATTTACCCTATTATTTCTAACATTTTTAGGTTTACCTTTAGCTGGATTCCATTTTCTGTGGGTGACATTCTTTATTTTTTAATAGGATTATCACTCGTAATTGGTATCGTGAAATGGATTAAAAGCAAATTCAAAAATACTGGGCAGCAGCTTTTTAAATTAGGGGCTTATTTTTCCGTGTTTTATTTTTTGTTTCATTTTTTATGGGGATTAAACTATTATCGAAATTCATTATATACCAATCTAGAACTTAAGAAGGAAAAAATTACCATCGAAAACTTAAGTGCACTCACTGAAAAACTTTTAGAAAATTTAAAACAGACACAACATCAACTGGAATCGAATGATAGTTTAGCAGTACTTGTTCCATACTCTAAAACTGAAATTTTAGAAAAAACTCAATTGGCATATACAACCTTAGCTGAGGAGTTTCCTGTTTACACTTATAAAAATGTATCATTAAAAAAATCACTTTTCAGTTTACCTTTAAGCTATATGGGCTTTGCTGGATATTTAAATCCGATTTCAGGTGAAGCACAAGTCAATAGCTATGTTCCAAAAGTGAATTTACCCGCCATTACGTGTCATGAAGTTGCTCATCAATTGGGAATTGGTTTTGAAGACGAAGCCAATTTTATAGGATTCTTAGCCGCTACGAAAAGTAACGATCTTTATTTTATCTATTCCGCCTATCTAAAAGCTCTACGTTTCTCAATTGCTGGTTTATATCTTTTAGATGAAAACGCAGCTAAGTCATATATTGAAAAAATACCTAAAGGTGTATTGAAAAACATTAATGAGTCCGAAGAGTTCTGGTTAGCTTATCAAAACAAATTAGAACCTTTCTTTAAGATATTTTATGATGGTTATCTAAAAGCTAATCAACAAAAAGAAGGGATGAAAACATATAGTAGAATGGTAAATTTATTAATTGCTTACGATCAGAAATATGGGATTTAA
- the dnaB gene encoding replicative DNA helicase, whose amino-acid sequence MENVQPVRTKKANKGTLINLEKGKLPPQAVDLEEAVLGAMMIDKKGVDDVIDILHAEAFYKQSHQIIFDAIFKLFNESEPIDLLTVSSQLKKDGQLESAGGDFYLIGLTQKVASSAHIEFHARIIIQKYIQRRLISISSEIIDEAYDETSDVFDLLDSAETKLFEVTQGNLKKSSEAAEGLVSQALKKIEEISNKEGMSGVPSGFSKLDALTSGWQPSDLVILAARPGMGKTAFVMSMAKNVAIDFDTPVAIFSLEMSSVQLITRMISSETGISSGKLRKGDLQPHEWEQLNVKVKNLSKAPIFIDDTPSLSIFDLRAKARRLASQHGVKIIIIDYLQLMTAGNINKGGGNREQEISTISRNLKALAKELSIPVIALSQLSRAVETRGGSKRPLLSDLRESGAIEQDADIVSFIFRPEYYGLTEWDDDDHSPCEGQAEFIVAKHRNGGLENIRLKFTGHLALFSDLEESFSSEFQSKMNDFITPQNPQDAFGDVAAPDDDGDVPF is encoded by the coding sequence ATGGAAAACGTACAACCTGTTAGAACTAAAAAAGCCAATAAAGGTACTTTAATTAACCTAGAAAAAGGCAAATTACCACCACAAGCAGTTGATTTAGAGGAAGCTGTATTGGGGGCAATGATGATTGATAAAAAAGGTGTTGATGATGTAATTGACATTTTACATGCGGAGGCGTTCTACAAACAGTCGCATCAAATTATCTTTGATGCTATTTTTAAGTTGTTTAATGAATCTGAACCTATAGATTTATTGACGGTTTCTAGTCAGTTAAAAAAAGATGGTCAGTTAGAGAGTGCCGGTGGTGATTTTTATCTTATTGGTCTTACTCAAAAAGTAGCATCTTCTGCACACATTGAATTCCATGCTCGTATTATAATCCAAAAATACATTCAAAGACGTTTAATTAGTATTTCAAGTGAAATTATAGATGAAGCTTATGATGAAACTTCTGATGTATTTGATTTATTAGATTCTGCCGAAACTAAATTATTTGAAGTTACTCAAGGAAACTTAAAGAAAAGTTCAGAAGCGGCCGAAGGTTTGGTTTCTCAAGCCCTTAAAAAGATTGAAGAAATATCTAATAAAGAGGGTATGAGTGGTGTTCCATCAGGATTCTCAAAATTAGATGCATTAACGTCTGGTTGGCAACCTTCAGATTTAGTGATATTAGCAGCGAGACCTGGTATGGGTAAAACGGCATTTGTAATGTCTATGGCCAAAAATGTGGCGATAGATTTTGATACACCCGTAGCCATATTTTCTTTGGAGATGAGTTCTGTTCAATTAATTACAAGGATGATTTCTAGTGAAACAGGAATTTCATCTGGTAAATTAAGAAAAGGTGATTTACAACCACATGAATGGGAACAATTAAATGTAAAGGTTAAAAACTTATCAAAAGCACCAATATTTATAGATGATACGCCTTCATTATCTATTTTTGATTTACGTGCCAAAGCAAGACGTTTGGCGTCACAACATGGTGTTAAAATAATTATTATTGATTATTTGCAATTAATGACTGCAGGTAATATAAATAAGGGTGGTGGAAATAGAGAACAAGAAATCTCTACCATCTCTAGAAACTTAAAGGCATTAGCAAAAGAATTAAGTATACCTGTAATTGCGCTATCACAGTTATCTCGTGCTGTAGAAACTCGTGGTGGTAGTAAACGACCTTTATTATCAGATTTACGTGAATCTGGTGCGATTGAGCAAGATGCAGATATTGTATCTTTTATATTCAGACCAGAGTATTATGGTTTAACCGAGTGGGATGATGATGATCACAGTCCATGTGAAGGTCAAGCCGAGTTTATTGTAGCCAAACACAGAAATGGTGGATTGGAAAATATACGTTTAAAATTTACAGGTCATTTAGCATTATTCTCAGATTTAGAAGAATCGTTTTCAAGTGAATTTCAATCTAAAATGAATGATTTTATTACGCCACAAAATCCACAAGATGCTTTTGGAGATGTTGCGGCACCAGATGATGATGGTGATGTTCCGTTTTAA
- a CDS encoding asparagine synthetase B, translated as MDDVGQKNHLKAYGITYFSLEKGNDVKWLLNYKGGSFLLEDHKEFRNECKIRGVSYEVISDTEALQILELIASPSQNMEAVTLEKAPKIAVYSPKDKMPWDDAVTMVLNYAEIPYDVVYDEEVLRDELIKYEWLHLHHEDFTGQYGKFYGSYRATPWYIEGKAYSEKLAKKLGYSKVSEEKLAVSLRIRDFVIGGGFMFAMCSATDSFDIALSAEGVDICEAMFDGDPSEANYQDKIDFDKTFAFTDFRLVRSPTEYEFSSIDMTQKRYIQRTADYFSLQEYSAKWDPVPTMLTQNHTSLVKGFMGQTTSFDRKNVKSTVLVMGENKTNEEAKYIHGVKGKGMWTFYGGHDPEDYTHRVGDPKTELDLHPNSPGYRLILNNVLFPAAKKKKQKT; from the coding sequence ATGGATGATGTAGGGCAAAAAAATCATTTAAAGGCATATGGTATTACTTATTTTTCTTTAGAAAAGGGAAATGATGTAAAATGGTTGTTAAATTATAAAGGGGGATCGTTTTTACTAGAAGACCATAAAGAATTTAGAAACGAATGTAAAATTAGAGGGGTATCATACGAAGTTATTTCAGATACAGAAGCATTACAAATATTAGAATTGATTGCTAGTCCATCACAAAATATGGAAGCAGTAACTTTAGAAAAAGCACCAAAAATAGCGGTGTATTCTCCAAAAGATAAAATGCCTTGGGACGATGCCGTTACTATGGTATTAAATTATGCTGAAATTCCTTATGATGTTGTTTATGATGAAGAAGTTTTACGTGATGAGTTGATTAAATATGAATGGTTGCATTTACATCATGAAGATTTTACAGGACAGTATGGTAAGTTTTATGGATCGTATAGAGCTACCCCATGGTATATTGAAGGTAAAGCGTATTCTGAAAAGCTAGCAAAAAAGTTAGGGTATTCAAAAGTATCAGAAGAGAAGTTAGCGGTTAGTTTACGAATTCGTGATTTTGTAATTGGAGGTGGATTTATGTTTGCCATGTGTTCTGCTACAGACAGTTTTGACATTGCTCTTTCTGCTGAGGGGGTTGATATTTGTGAAGCAATGTTTGATGGTGATCCTTCAGAAGCAAATTACCAAGATAAGATTGATTTCGATAAAACATTTGCGTTTACTGATTTTAGATTGGTAAGAAGTCCAACTGAATATGAGTTTTCATCTATTGATATGACTCAAAAGAGATATATTCAAAGAACGGCAGATTACTTTTCTTTACAAGAATATTCAGCTAAATGGGATCCAGTACCTACAATGTTAACACAAAACCATACTTCTTTGGTAAAAGGTTTTATGGGACAAACGACGAGCTTTGATAGAAAGAATGTAAAATCGACCGTTTTGGTGATGGGTGAAAATAAAACAAACGAAGAAGCGAAATACATTCACGGTGTAAAAGGCAAAGGTATGTGGACGTTCTATGGCGGTCATGATCCTGAAGATTACACGCATAGGGTAGGAGATCCAAAAACAGAATTAGACTTACATCCTAATTCTCCTGGGTATCGATTGATTTTAAACAATGTATTGTTTCCTGCAGCTAAGAAGAAAAAGCAGAAAACTTGA
- the gcvT gene encoding glycine cleavage system aminomethyltransferase GcvT, with translation MKNTALTHIHEALGAKLVPFAGYNMPVQYEGINVEHETVRNGVGVFDVSHMGEFLITGPNALELIQKVCSNDASKLVDGQAQYSCLPNEDGGIVDDLIIYRLNSEKYLLVVNASNIDKDWDWIGKHNSMKAEMKNLSEDFSLLAIQGPKAAKAMQSLTSIDLENMKYYTFEVADFAGMEHVIISATGYTGSGGFEIYCKNSEVEQVWNKVMEAGKAEGIKPIGLAARDTLRLEMGFCLYGNDIDDSTSPLEAGLGWITKFTKDFTNSQNLKKQKEDGVTKKLVGFELTEKGIPRHDYDIVDADDKKIGVVTSGTMSPSLKKGIGLGYVPTEYSKVGTTIYIAIRKKSIPATVVKLPFYKG, from the coding sequence TTGAAAAACACAGCTTTAACACACATTCACGAAGCTCTTGGAGCAAAATTAGTCCCATTTGCAGGTTACAATATGCCTGTTCAATATGAAGGTATTAATGTAGAACATGAGACGGTAAGAAATGGTGTTGGTGTTTTTGATGTTTCGCACATGGGCGAATTTTTAATTACAGGCCCTAATGCCTTAGAATTAATTCAAAAAGTATGTTCTAACGATGCCTCAAAATTAGTGGATGGTCAAGCTCAATACAGCTGTTTGCCTAATGAAGATGGTGGTATTGTAGATGATTTAATAATTTACAGATTAAATTCAGAAAAGTATTTATTGGTAGTTAATGCTTCAAATATTGATAAAGATTGGGACTGGATTGGCAAACACAATTCCATGAAAGCGGAAATGAAGAATTTATCAGAAGACTTCTCTTTATTGGCAATTCAAGGTCCAAAAGCAGCTAAAGCAATGCAATCTTTGACCTCTATTGATTTAGAGAATATGAAATATTATACTTTTGAAGTGGCCGATTTTGCTGGTATGGAACATGTAATTATCTCTGCTACTGGTTATACAGGTTCTGGTGGTTTTGAAATTTATTGTAAAAATTCTGAAGTTGAACAGGTGTGGAATAAAGTGATGGAAGCTGGTAAAGCTGAAGGTATTAAACCAATCGGATTAGCAGCTAGAGATACCCTTCGTTTAGAAATGGGATTTTGTCTATATGGAAATGATATTGATGATAGTACATCGCCATTAGAAGCTGGTTTGGGATGGATTACAAAATTTACCAAAGACTTTACCAATTCTCAAAATCTAAAAAAACAAAAAGAAGATGGTGTTACTAAAAAATTAGTAGGTTTTGAACTTACTGAAAAAGGTATTCCTCGTCATGATTATGATATTGTTGACGCAGATGATAAAAAAATTGGAGTAGTTACTTCTGGTACCATGAGTCCTTCTTTAAAGAAAGGAATTGGTTTAGGCTATGTTCCGACTGAATATTCTAAAGTAGGTACTACCATTTATATTGCTATTCGTAAAAAATCTATACCAGCAACTGTTGTTAAGTTACCTTTTTACAAGGGATAG